One stretch of Corallococcus exiguus DNA includes these proteins:
- a CDS encoding type VI secretion system protein IglI family protein — MRDLSLCLRPVEGGSLERLESHDPRFLTVADLVQREAYVEAADAIEALDGEGVYEVRLSAYYLFATLREDGLARLPEVLEVLVALSRAAAEEAAQGEGKDKSKPAVLLNKALTWLFQILVSALKYHHGKRDAGWEAWTKGFTDGKRKDALRGIQTLQGVLEGPAFRNGAQGLAGLGQWLRETTQERAAAPAPAPEPAKPAAPAKGRGAKTSAAAAATPPSPFPRTTGPLQLRGSVHLLELCDKLKAFEVLVERGDFQKAAMVSDDVLRTLEEFDPRRYLPELFSSFGALLNRHVGDIQEHWERKDTMEWRTLSQFYQVDLGAFVGPGE; from the coding sequence ATGAGAGACCTGAGCCTGTGCCTGCGCCCCGTGGAGGGCGGATCGCTGGAGCGCCTGGAGTCGCATGATCCGCGCTTCCTCACGGTGGCGGACCTGGTGCAGCGGGAGGCCTACGTCGAGGCCGCGGACGCCATCGAGGCCCTGGACGGTGAAGGGGTCTACGAGGTCCGGCTGTCGGCCTACTACCTCTTCGCGACGCTGCGCGAGGACGGGCTCGCGCGCCTGCCGGAGGTGCTGGAGGTGCTGGTCGCGCTCTCGCGCGCGGCGGCGGAGGAGGCCGCGCAGGGCGAGGGGAAGGACAAGTCCAAGCCCGCGGTGCTGCTCAACAAGGCGCTGACGTGGCTGTTCCAGATCCTGGTGAGCGCGCTGAAGTATCACCACGGCAAGCGGGACGCCGGCTGGGAGGCGTGGACCAAGGGCTTCACGGACGGCAAGCGCAAGGACGCCCTGCGCGGCATCCAGACCCTGCAGGGCGTGCTGGAAGGCCCCGCGTTCCGCAACGGGGCCCAGGGCCTGGCGGGGCTGGGACAGTGGCTGCGGGAGACGACGCAGGAGCGCGCGGCCGCTCCCGCTCCGGCCCCGGAGCCCGCGAAGCCGGCCGCCCCCGCGAAGGGGCGCGGCGCGAAGACCTCCGCGGCTGCGGCGGCCACGCCGCCATCGCCGTTCCCCCGCACGACGGGGCCGCTGCAGCTGCGGGGATCCGTGCACCTGCTGGAGCTGTGCGACAAGCTCAAGGCCTTCGAGGTGCTGGTGGAACGCGGCGACTTCCAGAAGGCCGCGATGGTGAGCGACGACGTGCTCCGGACGCTGGAGGAGTTCGACCCGCGGCGCTACCTGCCGGAGCTGTTCTCGTCGTTCGGTGCGCTGCTCAACCGCCACGTGGGGGACATCCAGGAGCACTGGGAGCGCAAGGACACGATGGAGTGGCGCACGCTGTCGCAGTTCTACCAGGTGGACCTGGGCGCCTTCGTGGGGCCGGGCGAGTGA
- a CDS encoding type VI secretion system baseplate subunit TssG: MIGASPLLSPLERRIRARAKDFDLGPLLRLLETQGYGRDRVLFESNPEPVASASLVEAVTFHLAPVRRVVVTLNLGLLATPGLLPSYFLQVAEQLPEPEPFLDFIRFFDHRLLLALVDALHPERDASLVGDWERTKGFYLRMVGVDSQATLQWLFQQVFPELRVTCVRRSFRTRFSGMRPAFGPTPLDGTGILGQTYATDIGGFQVEVFADEEADMRGRDWPARVRHRFHRHILPLLVPARMQLEVVLTVLAHGRTVRLGPRGQLGYERLPGAEGKPLRQLIFLGDTSVPVAAPPRVEGDRQGMAMGTPKAAGR; encoded by the coding sequence ATGATCGGCGCCTCGCCGCTGCTGTCCCCGCTGGAGCGGCGCATCCGCGCCCGCGCGAAGGACTTCGACCTGGGACCGCTGCTGCGGCTCTTGGAGACGCAGGGCTATGGCCGGGACCGGGTGCTCTTTGAGAGCAACCCGGAGCCGGTGGCGTCCGCGTCGCTGGTGGAGGCGGTGACGTTCCACCTTGCCCCGGTGCGCCGGGTGGTGGTGACGCTCAACCTGGGCCTCCTGGCCACGCCGGGCCTGTTGCCCAGCTACTTCCTCCAGGTGGCCGAACAGTTGCCGGAGCCGGAGCCGTTCCTCGACTTCATCCGCTTCTTCGACCACCGGCTGCTGCTGGCGCTGGTGGACGCGCTGCACCCCGAACGGGACGCGAGCCTGGTGGGGGACTGGGAGCGCACGAAGGGCTTCTACCTGCGCATGGTGGGCGTGGATTCGCAGGCCACGCTCCAGTGGCTGTTCCAGCAGGTGTTCCCGGAGCTGCGCGTGACGTGTGTCCGCCGCTCCTTCCGCACGCGCTTCTCCGGCATGCGGCCCGCCTTCGGGCCCACGCCGCTGGATGGCACGGGCATCCTGGGCCAGACGTACGCGACGGACATCGGGGGCTTCCAGGTGGAGGTGTTCGCGGACGAGGAGGCGGACATGCGCGGGCGGGACTGGCCCGCGCGGGTGCGCCACCGCTTCCACCGGCACATCCTGCCGCTGCTCGTGCCCGCGCGGATGCAGCTGGAGGTGGTGCTGACGGTGCTCGCGCACGGGCGGACCGTGCGCCTGGGGCCTCGGGGGCAGCTGGGCTACGAGCGGCTGCCGGGCGCGGAGGGCAAGCCGCTGCGGCAGCTCATCTTCCTGGGCGACACGTCCGTGCCGGTGGCCGCGCCTCCGCGTGTCGAAGGCGACCGGCAGGGCATGGCCATGGGTACGCCGAAAGCAGCTGGACGTTAG
- a CDS encoding GPW/gp25 family protein, producing MGFLHRKFLGVVETPREAVLRNLGHLLQAKRGAASVLPGFGLTETGFRSDAERLAGLGLEIRETLSRYEQRVEVVSIDEAPATAGGAPGLVVRLLLRDSHEPMDLLLDPGSRRLRERPPEEAAGEDDP from the coding sequence GTGGGCTTTCTGCACCGGAAGTTCCTGGGGGTGGTGGAGACGCCTCGTGAAGCCGTGCTCCGCAACCTGGGCCACCTGCTCCAGGCCAAGCGTGGCGCGGCGTCCGTGCTGCCCGGCTTCGGGTTGACGGAGACGGGGTTCCGCTCGGACGCGGAGCGCCTCGCGGGCCTGGGCCTGGAGATCCGCGAGACGCTGTCGCGCTACGAGCAGCGCGTGGAGGTGGTGTCCATCGACGAGGCGCCCGCCACGGCAGGCGGCGCGCCCGGTCTGGTGGTGCGCCTGCTCCTGCGTGACTCCCACGAGCCCATGGACCTGCTCCTGGACCCGGGCTCGCGCCGCCTGCGCGAACGGCCTCCAGAAGAGGCAGCTGGGGAGGACGACCCATGA